From Micromonospora echinospora, one genomic window encodes:
- a CDS encoding CHAT domain-containing protein, which yields MADLADALRANFASCGVFFRDTTLPEAVLARYRPGLLLREPTFCDVSHRVGGFVAPHRYLVFSANARVLPDAEGWGLCLWPRGRIFKVLDQVSDGRYAQVTLLEIPEHLIEVFLTAEPNTIERAYAGHGRDLFEELRNAPPVPELDTDRWRDRLTYPVGVDDEGRYFPLYRPGGYRSDGNGPPLVHVVRHLTHTLLDAGAYADAEAQVRAAVEAARPFADRSPETLAALLVTQSDLHIRMADHRAAETDLHEAFHLYRRLDEDRLPVADVLSSLGHLYQSTGDDAAAERHHLHSLGIRRRVAGERDVTVIPTLVSLGALCEGQNRFPEARQWLAEARDIAREIGHPESPVLLNNLARLHQATGQFEAAERDLCSALANLAPESRGTQQLTLLANLAEVRAARGQATEALRLLTEVIARHRETVEQFGSFASEEQRLAMLRVARNRLAQYVSLVLASFSDQPEHVRRLADLILDWKGLGIDALARDRDALASGGHPQLRPMLDELGRLRAWIARRRLDGPDPRDPHGSAEELRRATWQLRELEKALARALSVARTDRPSAVDATAVARATPSGAVTVEFLRYAPFDFHAVRSQGDRPWQPHRYLAVVLTPARPDRPVLVDLGAARTIDELVAGVRTQLTGYREHPADGRADAAERLHDAVFEPLRAAIGDSRRLLLAPDGELLRLPFEVLPDRNGGRLIDGYTISYLTATRDLLRLHAAARPTTGPPLVVAAPDFDLGGVPSVRRPLLPLEGARQEGEVVGRLLGVPPSLAGEATKTLVERTSSPLVLHFATHGFVLRHQPPLPPEEFTPGMTIRPADPDREMLVLNGILATPTAFVPAEDNFARLTGKGLANPLLRTGLALAGANTWLEGDEAPPAAGNGILTALEVTELTLAGTELVVLSACDTGLGDVEPGEGVLGLRRSFLIAGARTLVMSLWKVPDEPTRHLMEHFYRLLRDGRSRVEALREAQLLTRESWPAPRHWGAFVCQGDDGPLPGLPPAVLDSEG from the coding sequence GTGGCTGACCTGGCCGACGCACTACGCGCGAACTTCGCCTCCTGCGGCGTGTTCTTCCGGGACACCACCCTGCCGGAGGCCGTGCTGGCCAGGTACCGTCCGGGTCTGCTCCTGCGTGAGCCAACGTTCTGCGACGTCTCGCACCGGGTGGGCGGATTCGTCGCCCCGCACCGGTACCTTGTCTTCTCCGCCAACGCCCGCGTGCTGCCCGACGCCGAGGGCTGGGGCCTGTGCCTGTGGCCGCGCGGTCGGATCTTCAAGGTCCTCGACCAGGTCAGCGACGGACGGTACGCCCAGGTCACGCTCCTGGAGATCCCGGAGCACCTGATCGAGGTCTTCCTCACCGCCGAGCCCAACACCATCGAGCGGGCGTACGCCGGGCACGGTCGCGACCTCTTCGAGGAGCTGCGGAACGCGCCGCCCGTTCCGGAACTCGACACCGACCGGTGGCGTGATCGGCTCACCTACCCGGTGGGCGTCGACGACGAGGGCCGCTACTTCCCGCTCTACCGGCCCGGGGGATACCGCTCGGACGGGAACGGTCCACCCCTCGTCCACGTCGTCCGGCACCTGACGCACACCCTGCTCGACGCGGGCGCGTACGCCGACGCGGAGGCTCAGGTACGCGCGGCGGTCGAGGCCGCGCGGCCGTTCGCGGACCGCTCTCCCGAGACGCTCGCCGCGCTCCTGGTCACCCAGTCCGACCTGCACATCCGGATGGCGGACCACCGGGCGGCCGAAACCGACCTGCACGAGGCGTTCCACCTGTACCGACGCCTCGACGAGGACCGGCTGCCCGTCGCCGACGTGCTGAGCAGCCTGGGCCACCTCTACCAGTCCACCGGCGACGACGCCGCAGCCGAGCGGCACCACCTGCACTCGCTCGGGATCCGGCGACGGGTCGCGGGCGAGCGTGACGTCACCGTCATCCCGACGCTCGTCTCGCTCGGCGCGCTCTGCGAGGGGCAGAACCGTTTTCCGGAGGCACGACAGTGGCTCGCCGAGGCGCGGGACATCGCCCGCGAAATCGGTCACCCCGAGAGTCCCGTACTGCTCAACAACCTCGCCCGGCTGCACCAGGCGACCGGGCAGTTCGAGGCCGCGGAGCGCGACCTGTGCAGCGCCCTGGCCAACCTGGCACCCGAGAGCCGGGGGACACAACAGCTCACCCTGCTGGCGAACCTGGCAGAGGTGCGCGCCGCACGGGGGCAGGCAACCGAGGCCCTGCGCCTGCTGACCGAGGTGATCGCGCGGCATCGGGAGACCGTGGAGCAGTTCGGCTCGTTCGCCTCCGAGGAACAGCGGCTCGCCATGCTGCGGGTCGCCCGGAACAGGTTGGCACAGTACGTCTCGCTGGTCCTGGCGTCCTTCTCCGACCAGCCCGAACACGTCCGACGGCTGGCTGACCTGATCCTGGACTGGAAGGGTCTCGGGATCGACGCGTTGGCCCGGGACCGGGATGCCCTCGCGAGCGGCGGTCACCCGCAGTTACGCCCGATGCTCGACGAACTCGGCCGGCTGCGGGCCTGGATCGCGCGGCGTCGGCTGGACGGCCCGGACCCGCGTGACCCGCACGGGTCCGCGGAGGAACTCCGGCGGGCCACCTGGCAGCTCCGGGAGTTGGAGAAGGCGCTCGCCCGCGCGCTGTCCGTGGCCCGCACCGACCGACCGTCCGCAGTCGACGCCACGGCCGTCGCGCGGGCCACCCCGAGCGGCGCGGTGACCGTCGAGTTCCTCCGGTACGCGCCGTTCGACTTCCACGCCGTACGCAGCCAGGGCGACCGTCCGTGGCAGCCACACCGGTACCTGGCGGTGGTACTCACGCCGGCACGTCCCGACCGGCCGGTCCTGGTCGACCTCGGTGCCGCACGCACCATCGACGAGCTTGTCGCGGGCGTACGCACCCAGTTGACCGGATACCGCGAACACCCGGCCGACGGGCGTGCCGACGCGGCCGAACGGCTCCACGACGCGGTGTTCGAGCCGTTGCGCGCCGCCATCGGAGACAGTCGGCGCCTCCTCCTGGCACCCGACGGCGAGCTGCTGCGTCTGCCCTTCGAGGTGCTGCCCGACCGGAACGGTGGGCGGCTGATCGACGGGTACACCATCTCGTACCTCACCGCCACGCGCGACCTGCTCCGGCTGCACGCCGCCGCACGCCCCACCACCGGGCCGCCCCTGGTCGTGGCCGCCCCTGACTTCGACCTCGGCGGGGTGCCGTCGGTACGACGGCCGCTGCTACCGCTGGAGGGCGCGCGGCAGGAGGGCGAAGTCGTCGGTCGACTGCTCGGCGTCCCGCCCAGTCTCGCCGGCGAGGCGACGAAGACCCTGGTCGAACGCACCTCCTCGCCCCTCGTCCTCCACTTCGCCACCCACGGTTTCGTGCTCCGGCACCAGCCTCCGCTGCCGCCGGAGGAGTTCACTCCGGGCATGACGATCCGCCCTGCGGACCCGGACCGGGAGATGCTGGTGCTCAACGGCATCCTGGCCACGCCGACCGCCTTCGTCCCCGCCGAGGACAACTTCGCCCGGCTCACCGGCAAGGGGCTGGCGAATCCGCTGCTGCGCACCGGGCTCGCCCTGGCCGGTGCCAACACCTGGTTGGAGGGAGACGAGGCACCTCCCGCCGCCGGCAACGGCATCCTGACCGCGCTGGAGGTGACCGAACTGACGCTGGCCGGCACCGAACTCGTCGTCCTCTCCGCGTGTGACACCGGACTGGGTGACGTGGAGCCGGGCGAGGGAGTCCTCGGGTTGCGCCGCTCGTTCCTCATCGCGGGGGCCCGTACCCTCGTGATGAGTCTGTGGAAGGTGCCGGACGAACCGACCCGGCACCTCATGGAACACTTCTACCGTCTGCTGCGGGACGGCCGGTCACGCGTCGAGGCACTCCGCGAGGCACAGCTGCTGACCAGGGAGTCCTGGCCCGCTCCTCGCCACTGGGGCGCGTTCGTCTGTCAGGGCGACGATGGGCCGCTGCCAGGACTGCCACCGGCCGTCCTGGATTCCGAGGGCTGA
- a CDS encoding dipeptidase, whose translation MNAAATESPVHSSTELHAAATVVDGSTVIELSEAHLDRIRRGGVTAVNHTVTRPYADTVTALREVNRCRRWIDEHSDRVLLALTVADIERAKAEGKEAVILGPQDTEMIGVDLDLLGTFYDLGIRILQLTYQRQNLLGAGCGEETDSGLTHRGRRFVQAMDELGILVDVSHCGERTGLDAMDASEKPVVVTHSFCDAMSPHIRAKSDAYLRRMAEQGGVMGITTLSGFLYYPEDPSRRPDLARFVEHVSRVVEVAGVDHVAIATDYDETWTEPMRAAQLKAIAKSNSKEQQNLLGDFGWNERRAIGMDDASQFGNFTEALLAGGFSPEDVIKILGGNWLRVFGEAWKPADL comes from the coding sequence GTGAACGCTGCCGCCACGGAAAGTCCCGTCCACTCGTCGACCGAGCTGCACGCCGCTGCCACCGTGGTGGACGGAAGCACGGTCATCGAACTCAGCGAGGCCCACCTCGACCGCATCCGGCGAGGCGGCGTCACCGCCGTCAACCACACGGTCACCAGGCCGTACGCGGACACGGTCACCGCCCTGCGGGAGGTGAACCGGTGCCGCCGCTGGATCGACGAGCACTCCGACCGGGTGCTGCTGGCGCTGACGGTCGCCGACATCGAGCGGGCCAAGGCCGAGGGCAAGGAAGCCGTCATCCTCGGCCCGCAGGACACCGAGATGATCGGTGTCGACCTCGACCTGCTGGGCACCTTCTACGACCTCGGCATCCGCATCCTGCAGCTGACCTACCAGCGGCAGAACCTGCTCGGTGCCGGCTGCGGCGAGGAGACCGACTCCGGTCTGACCCACCGGGGTCGCCGCTTCGTCCAGGCCATGGACGAGTTGGGCATCCTGGTCGACGTCTCGCATTGTGGCGAGCGCACCGGCCTGGACGCCATGGACGCCTCCGAGAAGCCGGTCGTCGTCACCCACTCGTTCTGCGACGCGATGTCGCCGCACATCCGGGCCAAGTCCGACGCCTACCTGCGCCGGATGGCCGAGCAGGGCGGCGTCATGGGTATCACCACCCTGTCGGGGTTCCTGTACTACCCGGAGGACCCGTCCCGGCGTCCGGATCTGGCCCGCTTCGTCGAGCACGTCAGCCGCGTGGTGGAGGTGGCCGGCGTCGACCATGTCGCCATCGCCACCGACTACGACGAGACGTGGACCGAGCCGATGCGGGCCGCGCAGTTGAAGGCCATCGCAAAATCCAACTCCAAGGAACAACAGAACCTTCTCGGTGACTTCGGGTGGAACGAGCGACGGGCGATCGGCATGGACGACGCCTCGCAGTTCGGCAACTTCACCGAAGCACTTCTCGCCGGCGGTTTCTCGCCGGAGGACGTGATCAAGATCCTCGGTGGCAACTGGCTTCGGGTTTTTGGGGAGGCATGGAAGCCGGCTGACCTTTAG
- a CDS encoding ABC transporter substrate-binding protein has product MRTRFLTRVLAVGVVAALAAGCSGGGEPPSTTNGENGNDGLTSNVRLEDDTQAGTPKSGGRLRIMIRLDANELDPHRMSETSAFVINEQIYESLVQSYRGEIKPAIAESWEQNADGTSLTFKLRDNAFFHSGRKVTAADVKYSIERIKDPETRAPRARSYEGITSVEARDERTVEMKLAKPNAAILTLLSTAASSIVDRTVAESAGGLNGSVDGGSGPFKIASRVTGQAIKLDKHDKYWEQGVPYLDGMDFTFNPDDNARAAAIRSGTVDFLWRPAPEFIDALKRDEKLKWYGGSGSLSLHVRLNTSKAPYDNVKVRQAIYLALDRQEILNVANSGFGTPLNAGYLPPDRFGAVTEPIYNKPDIEKAKSLLAEAGFPNGFEAKLMVIATSAFQVRSAEVEQQQLAKIGIKVTIESVESTIADSRTKSGDFDMYQSGFGLTYDPDERFSASFLKGGGLNYGNWTDPEYENLIVQARSELDKDKRAALYQQAEKILAERGPVAMTFLNADFDVVQKDVMGYQGDPTPTYRFYRNIWLDR; this is encoded by the coding sequence ATGCGAACCCGATTTTTGACCAGAGTGCTGGCGGTGGGCGTCGTCGCGGCGCTCGCGGCCGGTTGCTCCGGAGGCGGTGAGCCTCCGTCCACCACCAATGGTGAGAACGGCAACGATGGCTTGACCAGCAACGTCCGCCTGGAGGACGACACGCAGGCCGGCACCCCGAAGTCCGGTGGGCGGCTCCGGATCATGATCCGGCTGGACGCCAACGAACTCGACCCGCACCGGATGTCGGAGACCTCGGCCTTCGTCATCAACGAGCAGATTTACGAGTCGCTGGTGCAGTCGTACCGGGGCGAGATCAAGCCGGCGATCGCCGAGTCGTGGGAGCAGAACGCGGACGGGACGTCCCTGACGTTCAAGCTCCGCGACAACGCCTTCTTCCACAGCGGGCGCAAGGTGACCGCGGCCGACGTGAAGTACTCGATCGAGCGGATCAAGGACCCGGAGACCCGGGCCCCCCGGGCGCGCAGCTACGAGGGCATCACCTCGGTCGAGGCGCGTGACGAGCGGACCGTCGAGATGAAGCTGGCCAAGCCGAACGCGGCCATCCTGACCCTGCTCTCCACCGCCGCCTCGTCGATCGTGGACCGTACGGTGGCCGAGTCGGCGGGTGGGCTCAACGGCAGCGTCGACGGCGGCAGCGGCCCGTTCAAGATCGCCTCACGGGTCACCGGCCAGGCGATCAAGCTCGACAAGCACGACAAGTACTGGGAGCAGGGCGTCCCCTACCTCGACGGGATGGACTTCACCTTCAACCCGGACGACAACGCCCGCGCCGCGGCGATCCGCAGCGGCACCGTCGACTTCCTCTGGCGTCCCGCGCCCGAGTTCATCGACGCGCTGAAGCGCGACGAGAAGCTCAAGTGGTACGGCGGTTCCGGCTCGCTCTCCCTGCACGTGCGGCTCAACACCTCCAAGGCCCCGTACGACAACGTGAAGGTCCGGCAGGCCATCTACCTGGCACTGGACCGTCAGGAGATCCTCAACGTGGCCAACTCCGGTTTCGGGACCCCGCTCAACGCGGGTTACCTGCCGCCGGACCGGTTCGGCGCGGTGACCGAGCCGATCTACAACAAGCCGGACATCGAGAAGGCCAAGTCGTTGCTGGCCGAGGCGGGGTTCCCGAACGGCTTCGAGGCCAAGCTCATGGTGATCGCCACGTCGGCGTTCCAGGTGCGCTCGGCCGAGGTGGAGCAGCAGCAGCTCGCCAAGATCGGCATCAAGGTGACCATCGAGTCGGTGGAGTCCACCATCGCCGACTCGCGGACGAAGTCCGGTGACTTCGACATGTACCAGTCCGGCTTCGGTCTCACCTACGACCCCGACGAGCGGTTCAGCGCGAGCTTCCTCAAGGGCGGCGGGCTGAACTACGGCAACTGGACCGACCCGGAGTACGAGAACCTGATCGTGCAGGCCCGCTCCGAGCTGGACAAGGACAAGCGCGCCGCGCTCTACCAGCAGGCCGAGAAGATCCTCGCCGAGCGTGGTCCGGTGGCCATGACCTTCCTCAACGCGGACTTCGACGTCGTGCAGAAGGACGTCATGGGCTACCAGGGCGACCCGACACCGACGTACCGCTTCTACCGGAACATCTGGCTCGACCGATGA
- a CDS encoding tetratricopeptide repeat protein, with protein MTSVPLTHRYIIAARLKGYLNKHEESVALLTEALELEPNSPRLLRFRGHRRISIGDYAGAIEDLRAAADGLAGVEEEYEMYQPEVEKDVVSLILGRPEQVRPQHLTETEAAADAEALERYHTTLHTSVWYHLGVAQYLAGDLEGCLPSFREAERSARHQEGLVASQDWQYMALRRLGRPEEAEQVLDRFRKIALVDEDHLVGYEGRMRLYTGDITPEQLWAMCDGNSLKTVTQGYGLGNWHYYNGDVDAAREVFDGVLRTGVTHAFAYLAVKAEYSRNPDFVGATAPKGN; from the coding sequence GTGACCTCCGTACCGCTGACCCACCGTTACATCATCGCCGCCCGCCTCAAGGGCTACCTGAACAAGCACGAGGAGTCGGTGGCCCTGCTCACCGAGGCGCTCGAACTGGAACCGAACAGCCCCCGGCTGCTGCGGTTCCGGGGCCACCGGCGGATCTCGATCGGTGACTACGCCGGTGCGATCGAGGACCTGCGCGCCGCCGCCGACGGGCTGGCCGGTGTCGAGGAAGAGTACGAGATGTACCAGCCCGAGGTGGAGAAGGACGTCGTCAGCCTGATCCTCGGCCGCCCCGAGCAGGTCCGGCCGCAGCACCTCACCGAGACCGAGGCCGCCGCCGACGCGGAGGCCCTGGAGCGGTACCACACCACCCTGCACACCTCGGTCTGGTACCACCTCGGTGTCGCCCAGTACCTCGCCGGCGACCTGGAGGGCTGCCTGCCCAGCTTCCGGGAGGCCGAGCGGTCCGCCCGGCACCAGGAGGGGCTGGTGGCGTCGCAGGACTGGCAGTACATGGCGCTGCGCCGGCTCGGCCGGCCGGAGGAGGCCGAGCAGGTGCTCGACCGGTTCCGGAAGATCGCCCTGGTCGACGAGGACCACCTGGTCGGCTACGAGGGGCGGATGCGGCTCTACACCGGCGACATCACTCCCGAGCAGCTCTGGGCGATGTGCGACGGCAACAGCCTGAAGACCGTCACCCAGGGTTACGGTCTGGGCAACTGGCACTACTACAACGGCGACGTCGACGCCGCCCGCGAGGTCTTCGACGGGGTGCTGCGCACCGGCGTCACGCACGCGTTCGCCTATCTGGCCGTCAAGGCCGAGTACTCCCGTAACCCCGACTTCGTCGGGGCCACCGCACCGAAGGGGAACTGA
- a CDS encoding tautomerase family protein encodes MAIIRAEIGKRDQETKEAIIAELTDVLVKYGSPRENTHVILYEVSYDNWAKGGVTYNNRKRAQETS; translated from the coding sequence ATGGCAATCATCCGGGCCGAGATCGGCAAGCGCGACCAGGAGACCAAGGAAGCGATCATCGCCGAGCTGACCGACGTGCTGGTCAAGTACGGCTCGCCGCGCGAGAACACCCACGTCATCCTCTACGAGGTCTCGTACGACAACTGGGCCAAGGGTGGCGTGACGTACAACAACCGGAAGCGTGCGCAGGAGACATCATGA
- a CDS encoding D-2-hydroxyacid dehydrogenase — protein sequence MTVDGRGPHVLLTPNLADLLPQLRERYPHCRFTPVPDDEPVRQEWLDAEVILRSAMNEDTFDELLGKCDRLRWVQITAAGFDWVTGETMQRRLAEGLVYTRSPNSYNVPIAEYVIGAVLMHFRAFPAHREAQERREWVRIVARDVIGSTMVVFGTGGIGREVAWRARALGATVIGVNRTGAPAEGFDRVVAYADHLALLPEADSVVLAMPLTTENRYFFDAERFAAMKETAVLVNVGRGALVVEDALVDAMHAGRIAGAVLDVFEEEPLPADHRLWGLPNTTITPHTSFRGSGNLQRLYADFCANLDRYLAGEELAGTKRQPDLGY from the coding sequence ATGACCGTCGACGGCCGGGGTCCCCATGTCCTGCTCACCCCGAACCTGGCCGACCTGCTGCCCCAACTGCGCGAGCGTTACCCGCACTGCCGGTTCACGCCCGTCCCGGACGACGAGCCGGTCCGCCAGGAGTGGCTCGACGCCGAGGTGATCCTGCGCAGCGCGATGAACGAGGACACGTTCGACGAACTGCTGGGCAAGTGCGACCGGCTGCGCTGGGTCCAGATCACCGCCGCCGGCTTCGACTGGGTGACGGGCGAGACCATGCAGCGCCGTCTTGCCGAGGGGCTCGTCTACACCCGGTCGCCCAACTCCTACAACGTGCCGATCGCCGAGTACGTCATCGGGGCGGTGCTGATGCACTTCCGGGCGTTCCCCGCGCACCGCGAGGCGCAGGAACGTCGGGAGTGGGTCCGGATCGTCGCCCGGGACGTCATCGGCAGCACCATGGTGGTCTTCGGCACCGGCGGCATCGGGCGTGAGGTGGCCTGGCGGGCCCGGGCCCTGGGGGCCACCGTGATCGGGGTCAACCGCACCGGCGCTCCCGCCGAGGGGTTCGACCGGGTGGTGGCGTACGCCGACCACCTCGCGCTGCTCCCCGAGGCCGACTCCGTGGTGCTGGCCATGCCGCTGACCACGGAGAACCGGTACTTCTTCGACGCCGAGCGGTTCGCGGCCATGAAGGAGACGGCGGTGCTGGTCAACGTCGGGCGGGGCGCGCTGGTCGTGGAGGACGCGCTGGTCGACGCCATGCACGCCGGGCGGATCGCCGGTGCCGTGCTCGACGTGTTCGAGGAGGAGCCGCTGCCGGCGGACCACCGGCTGTGGGGCCTGCCGAACACGACGATCACCCCGCACACGTCGTTCCGGGGCTCCGGCAACCTGCAACGGCTCTACGCCGACTTCTGCGCCAACCTCGACCGCTACCTGGCGGGCGAGGAACTGGCCGGCACGAAGCGACAGCCGGACCTGGGCTACTGA
- a CDS encoding thiamine pyrophosphate-dependent enzyme → MDDHLVRRLTGWSAGQPLPEDPSPDVDVDPGLLLDHLDAQIQSRHLDLALRWLQSRQEGFYTIGSSGHESNAAVALALRPTDPALLHYRSGGFYAARAGQVPGSTPVADVLHSAAASRHDPISGGRHKVFGHRALNIIPQTSTIASHLPRAMGLAFALDRGTAHTGYPADAVVVCSFGDASANHSTAAGALNAVGYSAHQGLPMPVLFVCEDNGIGISTRSPRGWVRRMLSALPGIDYVHADGTDPARLLTVAAEVAHQVRTRRRPAVLHLGTVRFMGHAGSDAELAYRTQAEILADYARDPILATAALLARRGILSPAESLARYEDARKLVMDRAEAMLGRVERLSDPAAVTAPLTTRRVRQVSEAARRVGTGRERVFGGRLPETRGPLTLAQSINTALHDALLTWPQAQVFGEDVARKGGVYGATRGLRKAFGANRVFDTLLDEQTILGVALGGALAGTLPIPEIQYLAYLHNAEDQLRGEAASLRFFSDGQYANGMVVRIAGLAYQKGFGGHFHNDNSVAVLRDIPGLALAVASHPATAPALLRQCLALAEQEGRVCVFLEPIALYHRRDLHTDGDGGWLAPYPEPAQWAATENPLGEVRTVREGDDLALVTFGNGVPMSLRVAGELAREGVETRVVDLQWLAPLPTVSMRAALHGVSRVLVVDETRTSGGVSEAVVAALVDGGFTGRIARVNSVDSYVPLGPAADAVLLREDDVRTSARALLT, encoded by the coding sequence ATCGACGACCACCTGGTACGCCGCCTCACCGGGTGGTCGGCGGGCCAGCCCCTGCCCGAGGACCCCTCCCCGGACGTCGACGTCGACCCCGGGCTGCTGCTGGACCACCTCGACGCCCAGATCCAGAGCCGCCACCTGGACCTCGCGCTGCGGTGGTTGCAGTCCCGGCAGGAGGGCTTCTACACGATCGGCTCCAGCGGCCACGAGAGCAATGCCGCGGTCGCGCTGGCGTTGCGCCCGACCGACCCGGCGCTGCTGCACTACCGGTCCGGTGGCTTCTACGCGGCGCGGGCCGGTCAGGTGCCCGGATCCACCCCGGTCGCGGACGTCCTGCACTCGGCGGCCGCGTCCCGACACGACCCGATCTCCGGCGGACGGCACAAGGTCTTCGGTCACCGGGCGCTGAACATCATCCCGCAGACCTCGACGATCGCCTCCCACCTGCCCCGCGCGATGGGCCTGGCGTTCGCGCTCGACCGGGGCACCGCCCACACCGGATACCCGGCCGACGCCGTGGTGGTGTGCAGCTTCGGCGACGCGTCCGCCAACCACTCCACCGCCGCCGGCGCGCTGAACGCCGTGGGCTACAGCGCCCACCAGGGCCTCCCGATGCCGGTCCTCTTCGTCTGCGAGGACAACGGCATCGGCATCAGCACCCGCTCGCCGCGCGGCTGGGTCCGCCGGATGCTGTCTGCCCTGCCCGGCATCGACTACGTCCACGCCGACGGCACCGACCCCGCCCGCCTGCTGACCGTCGCGGCCGAGGTGGCGCACCAGGTACGCACCCGACGCCGTCCCGCCGTGCTGCACCTGGGCACCGTACGGTTCATGGGGCACGCCGGCTCGGACGCGGAGCTGGCCTACCGTACGCAGGCGGAGATCCTCGCCGACTACGCCCGGGACCCGATCCTGGCCACGGCGGCGCTGCTCGCCCGGCGCGGGATCCTGAGTCCCGCCGAGAGCCTCGCCCGCTACGAGGACGCCCGGAAGCTGGTGATGGACCGGGCCGAGGCGATGCTGGGCCGGGTCGAGCGGCTGTCCGACCCGGCGGCGGTGACCGCCCCACTGACCACGCGCCGGGTGCGGCAGGTCAGCGAGGCCGCGCGGCGCGTGGGCACCGGCCGGGAGCGGGTGTTCGGCGGCCGGCTCCCGGAGACCCGCGGCCCGCTCACCCTCGCCCAGTCGATCAACACCGCCCTGCACGACGCGTTGCTCACCTGGCCGCAGGCACAGGTCTTCGGCGAGGACGTGGCCCGCAAGGGCGGCGTCTACGGCGCCACCCGGGGGCTGCGGAAGGCGTTCGGCGCCAACCGGGTCTTCGACACGCTCCTCGACGAGCAGACCATCCTCGGGGTGGCGCTCGGCGGGGCGCTGGCCGGCACCCTGCCGATCCCGGAGATCCAGTACCTCGCCTACCTGCACAACGCCGAGGACCAACTGCGCGGCGAGGCCGCGTCGCTGCGCTTCTTCTCCGACGGGCAGTACGCCAACGGCATGGTCGTACGGATCGCCGGCCTGGCCTACCAGAAGGGGTTCGGCGGGCACTTCCACAACGACAACTCGGTGGCGGTGCTGCGCGACATCCCCGGCCTGGCCCTGGCCGTCGCCTCGCACCCGGCCACCGCCCCGGCCCTGCTCCGCCAGTGTCTCGCCCTGGCCGAACAGGAGGGCCGGGTCTGCGTGTTCCTCGAACCGATCGCCCTCTACCACCGGCGGGACCTGCACACCGACGGCGACGGCGGCTGGCTCGCCCCCTATCCGGAGCCGGCGCAATGGGCCGCGACCGAGAACCCGCTGGGCGAGGTCCGGACGGTCCGCGAGGGCGACGACCTGGCGCTCGTCACCTTCGGCAACGGTGTCCCGATGAGCCTGCGGGTGGCCGGCGAGCTGGCCCGGGAGGGTGTGGAGACCCGCGTCGTCGACCTGCAGTGGCTCGCGCCGCTGCCGACGGTGAGCATGCGCGCCGCGCTGCACGGCGTCTCGCGGGTCCTCGTCGTCGACGAGACCCGCACCAGCGGCGGCGTCTCCGAGGCCGTGGTGGCCGCCCTGGTCGACGGCGGCTTCACCGGCCGGATCGCCCGGGTGAACAGCGTCGACAGCTACGTGCCGCTCGGTCCCGCCGCCGACGCGGTGCTGCTCCGCGAGGACGACGTACGGACGTCGGCCCGCGCCCTGCTCACCTGA
- a CDS encoding ABC transporter permease has product MVTEVVPGPRPQTAPIKTGRRGGQLLRLVMRDKVGAIGLVIVVLMTTAAALAPLIAPYDPTAMSNQRLAPPGGDFLLGADEAGRDLLSRALYGARTSLTVSLIVVTLAGAIGVLLGLLAGFYRGILDALITPATDIMFSFPTLLLALAVVAARGPGTENLILALVIVFIPSFARIVRGTAMSIRREPYVESGQAVGLSNTRLILKYILPNSIAPIAVQFTTSLAYAILIEASLGYLGLGVQPPQPSWGSMLSSGKSFMEMSIWPSVVPGVCIMIAVLGFNLLGDTLRDVLDPRLRGRSGR; this is encoded by the coding sequence GTGGTCACTGAAGTCGTCCCCGGCCCCCGGCCGCAGACAGCCCCCATCAAGACCGGACGTCGCGGCGGTCAGCTGCTGCGGCTGGTCATGCGGGACAAGGTGGGCGCGATCGGGCTGGTCATCGTGGTGCTGATGACCACCGCCGCGGCCCTCGCCCCGCTGATCGCGCCCTACGATCCGACCGCCATGTCCAACCAGCGGCTCGCCCCGCCCGGCGGGGACTTCCTGCTCGGCGCCGACGAGGCCGGACGGGACCTGCTCAGCCGGGCCCTCTACGGGGCACGCACCTCGCTGACGGTCAGCCTGATCGTGGTCACCCTGGCCGGGGCCATCGGCGTCCTGCTGGGCCTGCTCGCCGGCTTCTACCGGGGCATCCTCGACGCGCTCATCACCCCGGCGACCGACATCATGTTCTCCTTCCCCACCCTGCTGCTGGCCCTCGCGGTGGTGGCCGCCCGGGGGCCCGGCACGGAGAACCTCATCCTCGCCCTGGTGATCGTCTTCATCCCCAGCTTCGCCCGGATCGTGCGCGGCACCGCGATGTCGATCCGCCGGGAGCCGTACGTGGAGTCGGGCCAGGCGGTCGGGTTGAGCAACACCCGGCTGATCCTGAAGTACATCCTGCCCAACTCGATCGCCCCGATCGCGGTGCAGTTCACCACCAGCCTCGCCTACGCGATCCTCATCGAGGCGTCCCTGGGCTACCTCGGCCTCGGCGTGCAGCCGCCCCAGCCGTCCTGGGGTTCGATGCTCTCCAGCGGCAAGTCCTTCATGGAGATGTCGATCTGGCCGTCGGTCGTGCCCGGCGTCTGCATCATGATCGCCGTCCTCGGTTTCAACCTGCTGGGCGACACCCTCCGCGACGTCCTGGACCCGCGACTGCGCGGCCGGTCCGGTCGCTGA